One window of the Paenibacillus beijingensis genome contains the following:
- a CDS encoding HPr family phosphocarrier protein: MTTKEIIMRQNGFHVLFAKKLTTAAASFESEIRIVWQAKNVISDAKSILGVMALDVTKGTPVTLTAEGPDEERAVEELAVLFDHYE; encoded by the coding sequence ATGACCACAAAAGAAATAATAATGCGCCAAAACGGCTTCCACGTCCTTTTCGCCAAAAAGCTGACGACGGCGGCTGCATCGTTCGAATCGGAAATCCGGATTGTGTGGCAGGCCAAGAACGTTATTTCGGATGCGAAAAGCATCCTGGGCGTCATGGCGCTCGATGTCACGAAAGGGACGCCGGTCACCCTGACGGCGGAAGGTCCGGACGAAGAACGAGCCGTCGAGGAACTGGCGGTCTTGTTTGACCATTATGAGTAG